One Nicotiana tomentosiformis chromosome 4, ASM39032v3, whole genome shotgun sequence genomic window carries:
- the LOC104095363 gene encoding ABC transporter G family member 22-like isoform X2, which produces MEQELVLSKSFDKNEAVIMQNIDEDEIFPPEKTSSVFCTSKIEGNKKTKKGLIKMRSLDFAKESPIHGTSLRHARSFSSHFLINIDEIMSDDDNEKGVLISQTASGKMGIFPYDQSSITSQSISDDMTLENTRKKKTSCPMEKEDEDSCIWRRIQIEPTLRIRLKFQDVKYTVALKGEKHSDAEKCILQGVSGSACPGEVLALMGPSGGGKTTLLKLLSGKVKNDSGMITYNDQPYNKSLKQRIGFVLQDDVVFPHLTVKETLTYAALLRLPNTLSKEQKKERAISVINELGLERCQDTIIGGAFVRGISGGERKRVCIGNEILLNPSLLFLDEPTSGLDSTTALRIVQMLHNIARAGKTVVTTIHQPSSRLFSTFDKLILLGQGCSLYSGKASEAMLYFSSIGCSPLIAMNPAEFLIDLANGNIKDKSIPSDLENKYLPGNHHFKSKNEGLSSAEVHEYFVGAYESRVANKEKTKLLNHRLIEEDSEVQSWPKLRDSGATWNQQFSILFTRGIKERSHEYFSSLRIIQVLATAIIVGLLWWHSDTSSPKMVADQARLLFFISVFWAFFPLFAAIFTFPQERAMLVKERSVNMYKLSAYFVARITTDLLLDLVLPVIFLVIVYFMVGLKLTFPAFSLTLVTVLLSIIAAQGLGLAIGAAFMDVKKATTFASVTLMTFMLSGGFFVQEVPRFISWVRYISINYHTYRLLLKIQYNSLGSSKYGGVEVGAMLVMIIGYRLLAYFLLKKMKLRTTT; this is translated from the exons ATGGAGCAAGAACTAGTTCTCTCCAAGAGCTTTGACAAGAATGAAGCTGTTATAATGCAGAATATCGATGAGGATGAGATTTTCCCACCTGAAAAAACCAGCAGTGTATTTTGCACAAGTAAAATAGAAGGCAATAAAAAGACTAAGAAAGGCTTAATAAAGATGCGAAGCCTGGATTTTGCAAAGGAATCACCAATACATGGAACATCCCTGCGTCATGCAAGATCATTTAGTTCTCACTTTCTAATAAACATAGATGAGATAATGAGCGATGATGATAATGAAAAAGGTGTACTTATAAGCCAGACTGCAAGTGGAAAAATGGGAATTTTCCCCTACGACCAATCCTCTATTACCTCACAAAGCATCTCTGATGACATGACATTAGAAAATACACGAAAAA AGAAGACATCATGCCCTATGGAGAAGGAGGATGAAGATTCATGCATCTGGAGAAGAATACAAATTGAGCCAACGTTACGTATACGTCTTAAG TTTCAAGATGTGAAGTACACAGTGGCACTGAAGGGAGAAAAGCATTCTGATGCAGAAAAATGTATACTGCAAGGAGTGAGTGGTTCAGCCTGTCCAGGTGAAGTTCTTGCTTTAATGGGACCTTCAGGAGGTGGTAAAACAACTTTACTCAAGCTTCTGAGTGGAAAGGTGAAAAATGATAGTGGAATGATTACTTACAATGACCAGCCATATAATAAGTCATTGAAACAAAG GATCGGGTTTGTTCTGCAAGATGATGTTGTTTTTCCCCATCTCACTGTGAAAGAAACCTTAACATACGCTGCTTTGCTTCGTCTACCCAATACGTTATCTAAAGAACAGAAGAAAGAAAGAGCTATTAGTGTTATAAATGAGCTTGGCCTAGAAAG GTGCCAAGACACAATAATTGGAGGGGCATTTGTTAGAGGAATTTCAGGAGGCGAAAGAAAACGAGTATGCATTGGAAATGAAATTCTTCTGAATCCATCACTTTTGTTCCTAGATGAACCAACATCTGGTTTGGATTCAACCACAGCACTTCGAATCGTGCAGATGTTGCACAACATTGCCAGG GCTGGCAAGACAGTGGTAACGACAATACATCAACCATCGAGTAGATTATTCAGCACATTCGATAAGCTGATTCTTTTGGGACAAGGCTGCTCACTGTATTCTGGCAAAGCCTCTGAAGCAATGCTATATTTCTCTTCAATTGGTTGTTCTCCCCTTATAGCAATGAATCCAGCTGAGTTTCTAATTGATCTTGCAAATGGAAATATAAAAGACAAGTCTATTCCTTCAGATCTAGAGAACAAGTATCTACCAGGAAACCATCATTTCAAGAGCAAAAATGAAGGACTTTCCTCAGCTGAGGTTCATGAG TATTTTGTTGGAGCTTATGAGTCAAGGGTTGCCAACAAAGAGAAAACAAAGCTGCTGAATCATCGCCTAATAGAGGAAGATTCagaagtgcagagttggcctaagTTAAGAGATTCTGGTGCAACCTGGAACCAACAGTTTTCAATTCTTTTCACAAGAGGTATTAAAGAGCGAAGCCACGAATACTTCAGCAGTCTTCGAATAATTCAAGTCTTAGCTACAGCTATTATTGTTGGCTTACTATGGTGGCATTCAGATACCTCATCTCCTAAAATGGTGGCAGATCAGGCAA GGCTATTGTTCTTCATTTCAGTATTTTGGGCTTTCTTTCCTCTATTTGCAGCAATCTTCACATTCCCACAAGAAAGGGCAATGTTGGTTAAAGAGAGATCAGTGAACATGTACAAGCTTAGTGCCTATTTCGTAGCGAGAATCACTACTGATTTGCTTCTAGATCTAGTTTTGCCTGTAATATTCTTGGTGATTGTCTATTTCATGGTTGGGTTGAAGCTGACATTCCCTGCATTTTCTTTAACTTTGGTCACTGTTTTACTCAGCATAATTGCTGCTCAG GGCTTAGGTTTGGCTATAGGTGCAGCATTCATGGATGTGAAAAAAGCTACAACTTTTGCTTCTGTTACTCTCATGACATTCATGTTGTCTGGAGGATTCTTTGTCCAG GAAGTTCCAAGATTCATTTCATGGGTTCGCTATATCTCTATTAACTATCACACATACAGACTTCTCTTAAAGATTCAGTATAACTCCTTGGGAAGTTCAAAGTATGGTGGAGTTGAAGTGGGAGCAATGTTGGTGATGATCATTGGATATAGGTTGTTAGCCTACTTCCTACTTAAAAAAATGAAACTAAGAACAACTACATAA
- the LOC104095363 gene encoding ABC transporter G family member 22-like isoform X1, with the protein MEQELVLSKSFDKNEAVIMQNIDEDEIFPPEKTSSVFCTSKIEGNKKTKKGLIKMRSLDFAKESPIHGTSLRHARSFSSHFLINIDEIMSDDDNEKGVLISQTASGKMGIFPYDQSSITSQSISDDMTLENTRKKKTSCPMEKEDEDSCIWRRIQIEPTLRIRLKFQDVKYTVALKGEKHSDAEKCILQGVSGSACPGEVLALMGPSGGGKTTLLKLLSGKVKNDSGMITYNDQPYNKSLKQRIGFVLQDDVVFPHLTVKETLTYAALLRLPNTLSKEQKKERAISVINELGLERCQDTIIGGAFVRGISGGERKRVCIGNEILLNPSLLFLDEPTSGLDSTTALRIVQMLHNIARAGKTVVTTIHQPSSRLFSTFDKLILLGQGCSLYSGKASEAMLYFSSIGCSPLIAMNPAEFLIDLANGNIKDKSIPSDLENKYLPGNHHFKSKNEGLSSAEVHEYFVGAYESRVANKEKTKLLNHRLIEEDSEVQSWPKLRDSGATWNQQFSILFTRGIKERSHEYFSSLRIIQVLATAIIVGLLWWHSDTSSPKMVADQEGLLFFISVFWAFFPLFAAIFTFPQERAMLVKERSVNMYKLSAYFVARITTDLLLDLVLPVIFLVIVYFMVGLKLTFPAFSLTLVTVLLSIIAAQGLGLAIGAAFMDVKKATTFASVTLMTFMLSGGFFVQEVPRFISWVRYISINYHTYRLLLKIQYNSLGSSKYGGVEVGAMLVMIIGYRLLAYFLLKKMKLRTTT; encoded by the exons ATGGAGCAAGAACTAGTTCTCTCCAAGAGCTTTGACAAGAATGAAGCTGTTATAATGCAGAATATCGATGAGGATGAGATTTTCCCACCTGAAAAAACCAGCAGTGTATTTTGCACAAGTAAAATAGAAGGCAATAAAAAGACTAAGAAAGGCTTAATAAAGATGCGAAGCCTGGATTTTGCAAAGGAATCACCAATACATGGAACATCCCTGCGTCATGCAAGATCATTTAGTTCTCACTTTCTAATAAACATAGATGAGATAATGAGCGATGATGATAATGAAAAAGGTGTACTTATAAGCCAGACTGCAAGTGGAAAAATGGGAATTTTCCCCTACGACCAATCCTCTATTACCTCACAAAGCATCTCTGATGACATGACATTAGAAAATACACGAAAAA AGAAGACATCATGCCCTATGGAGAAGGAGGATGAAGATTCATGCATCTGGAGAAGAATACAAATTGAGCCAACGTTACGTATACGTCTTAAG TTTCAAGATGTGAAGTACACAGTGGCACTGAAGGGAGAAAAGCATTCTGATGCAGAAAAATGTATACTGCAAGGAGTGAGTGGTTCAGCCTGTCCAGGTGAAGTTCTTGCTTTAATGGGACCTTCAGGAGGTGGTAAAACAACTTTACTCAAGCTTCTGAGTGGAAAGGTGAAAAATGATAGTGGAATGATTACTTACAATGACCAGCCATATAATAAGTCATTGAAACAAAG GATCGGGTTTGTTCTGCAAGATGATGTTGTTTTTCCCCATCTCACTGTGAAAGAAACCTTAACATACGCTGCTTTGCTTCGTCTACCCAATACGTTATCTAAAGAACAGAAGAAAGAAAGAGCTATTAGTGTTATAAATGAGCTTGGCCTAGAAAG GTGCCAAGACACAATAATTGGAGGGGCATTTGTTAGAGGAATTTCAGGAGGCGAAAGAAAACGAGTATGCATTGGAAATGAAATTCTTCTGAATCCATCACTTTTGTTCCTAGATGAACCAACATCTGGTTTGGATTCAACCACAGCACTTCGAATCGTGCAGATGTTGCACAACATTGCCAGG GCTGGCAAGACAGTGGTAACGACAATACATCAACCATCGAGTAGATTATTCAGCACATTCGATAAGCTGATTCTTTTGGGACAAGGCTGCTCACTGTATTCTGGCAAAGCCTCTGAAGCAATGCTATATTTCTCTTCAATTGGTTGTTCTCCCCTTATAGCAATGAATCCAGCTGAGTTTCTAATTGATCTTGCAAATGGAAATATAAAAGACAAGTCTATTCCTTCAGATCTAGAGAACAAGTATCTACCAGGAAACCATCATTTCAAGAGCAAAAATGAAGGACTTTCCTCAGCTGAGGTTCATGAG TATTTTGTTGGAGCTTATGAGTCAAGGGTTGCCAACAAAGAGAAAACAAAGCTGCTGAATCATCGCCTAATAGAGGAAGATTCagaagtgcagagttggcctaagTTAAGAGATTCTGGTGCAACCTGGAACCAACAGTTTTCAATTCTTTTCACAAGAGGTATTAAAGAGCGAAGCCACGAATACTTCAGCAGTCTTCGAATAATTCAAGTCTTAGCTACAGCTATTATTGTTGGCTTACTATGGTGGCATTCAGATACCTCATCTCCTAAAATGGTGGCAGATCAG GAAGGGCTATTGTTCTTCATTTCAGTATTTTGGGCTTTCTTTCCTCTATTTGCAGCAATCTTCACATTCCCACAAGAAAGGGCAATGTTGGTTAAAGAGAGATCAGTGAACATGTACAAGCTTAGTGCCTATTTCGTAGCGAGAATCACTACTGATTTGCTTCTAGATCTAGTTTTGCCTGTAATATTCTTGGTGATTGTCTATTTCATGGTTGGGTTGAAGCTGACATTCCCTGCATTTTCTTTAACTTTGGTCACTGTTTTACTCAGCATAATTGCTGCTCAG GGCTTAGGTTTGGCTATAGGTGCAGCATTCATGGATGTGAAAAAAGCTACAACTTTTGCTTCTGTTACTCTCATGACATTCATGTTGTCTGGAGGATTCTTTGTCCAG GAAGTTCCAAGATTCATTTCATGGGTTCGCTATATCTCTATTAACTATCACACATACAGACTTCTCTTAAAGATTCAGTATAACTCCTTGGGAAGTTCAAAGTATGGTGGAGTTGAAGTGGGAGCAATGTTGGTGATGATCATTGGATATAGGTTGTTAGCCTACTTCCTACTTAAAAAAATGAAACTAAGAACAACTACATAA